A window of Variovorax paradoxus genomic DNA:
CACACCGGCTGCATGCCCGTGATGGCCGACGGCGTGGGCGGCGGCGCGCCGCTGGCGGAGCAGTTCCGCAGCTTCGACAAGCCGATGTTCTGGGCCGCGCTCGCACGCATCAAGCTCACGGCCGCGGCGCCGCCGTGCGAGGGCGCGTACAGCAACTTCGGCATGGCGCTGCTCGGCCAGTTGCTGGCCGAGCACTACGGCACTTCGTGGGGCGAGCTGGTGCGCGCGCGCATCACCGAGCCGCTGGGCATGAACGACACCGTCATCACGCTCGGCGACAAGGCCTCGCGCATGGCGCCGGCCTTTGCCGGCGACCGCCGCCAGCCGCTGTTCGACATGCAGGCCTATGCGCCGGCCAGTGCGCTGCGCTCCACTGCCGCCGACATGATGACCTTCAGCCGCGCGATCATCGCGGGCGCCGGCGGCCCGCTGGGACCGGCCGCCGCACGCATGCTCACCCCGCTGGCGCACTACGAGGGCGCCTGGATCGGCTACGCGGTGATGGTGCGCGGCCCCGAGGGCGGGCGCCGCACCTATTGGCACGCGGGCCTCACCGAGGGCTACCGCACGCTGTGGCTGATCGCGCCAGACACCAACGAGGCGATCGTCGTGCTCAGCAGCAACGCGCGCGCGCCGCTGCAGCCGGTGATGCTGGCCATCGGCAAGAGCCGCTACCCGGTGCCGACGACCGAAGTGCCGATCGATCCGCAGCGGCTGGACGACTACAGGGGCGAGTTCCGCATCAACAAGACCAAGGCGCTGAGCTTCACCGTGCGCGGCTCGAAGCTGCTGGTGCGCGAGACCGGCCGCGGCTACAACGCGCTGACGCCGACGGGCACCGATCGCTTCGCCGTGGTGGGCATCGGCGCGCAGTTCGTGTTCAGGCGCGACGCGGCGAACGCGGTGGTAGCCGTGTCGCTCACGCAAGGGGGCAGCCAGCTCGATGCGCGGCGCGAAGGGGTCGCTGCTGCTGCGGTGCCGCTGCAGCAGTGACCGTGCGGGGCGTTCAGCCAGCCAGCGCCAGCAATTGGTCGGCCATCTGTTCGATCTCTTCGCGCATCACCAAAGGCCGCAGCCAGTCCGCCGGAATGCTGCCGGCGCCATAAAAGGCGCCCGCCAGCTGGCCGCAGATCGCTGCGGTGGTGTCGGCGTCGTCGCCCAGGTTGGCGGCGGCGAGCACGGCTTCCTCGAAGGATTGCGTGCGCGCGAAGCACCAGAGCGCCGCTTCGAGCGACTCGACGCAGTAGCCCGATCCCTTGATGCGTTCGATGGGCTTCGATGCGTAGTCGCCGCGCGCGAGCGCCATGACCTTGTCGCTCAGGGGCGCCAGCGGCGCGGTCGAAAGAATCGCTTCCTTGCCTTCGCCCCGCAGCGCCGCGCGCAGCTGCAGCGCGAAGAGTTGCGAGCACTCGATGGCCTCATGGGCGCCGTGCGTGGTGCGCGTGCTTTCTCCGGCCTGTTTCCAGACGGCTTGCGCGCTGGCCGCGTAGAACATCGGCACAGGGGCAAGGCGCATCAACGCGCCGTTGCCGGCGGTGCGCGGATCGGGGTCGCCCGCGAACGGATCGCCCGAGGCCAGATAGCGGGTGAGGGCGCCCGACACCGTGAGGCCGATGTCGAAGCAGTTGCCGGTGCTGCTCATGTAGCCCACGCTGCGCCAGTTGCAGTAGCGGTTCATCTGGTCGACCGCGTCGAAGCCCTTGCAGTGGAGCAGGCTCGCAGCCAGGCATAGCGCCATCGAGGTGTCGTCGGTCCATTCGCCGGGAATCAGCCCGAACGGGCCGCCACCCTGCATGCCCGTGACGGGCTCGAAGCTGCCGCGCGCGCGGAACTCGACCGTGGTGCCCACGGCGTCTCCGCAAGCCAGGCCGAGCAGGCAGCCCCTGTAGCGTTCCGCGTTCATGGCCGCGGGCTCCTCAATGCCTCGCGCGCGGCCATGAGCGCGAAGCCCAGCAGGTTGAGGCCCTTCCATTCGCGCGGGTCCTGCGCGGCCGGGTCGGTCGCGGCGCGGCCGATGCCCCAGATGGGGTCCACCGGGCTGGCTTCCACCAGCACCTGATGGCCCGTGCCCAGCAGGAAGGCGCCGAGCGCCGGGTTCTGCGCGAACTTTTCGATGTTGCCGCGCGTCACGATGTCCAGGCGCGCGGCCACCCATGCGGCTTCGTCGAAATCGCGGATCTCACGGCCGAGCTTCTTGGCTTCGCCGGGCGTGCGTGCCGCGAGGATGCGCTCGCAGGTTTCGTCGTCGCCGAACAGGCGCGCCTTGCCGGCCATCATGAAATGCTCGGCCGTGCGGTAGCGGATGCCGTCGACGGTGAATTCCGCCTCGAACCACTGGCTGAAGCAGCTCTTGTTCACGCCGCTCTTCGGGGACTGATGGCCCCAGAAGAGCAGGTACTCGGGGCGATGGCCCTGCGCGAAGTACGCGAGCAGATCCTGGATGCGGCGAGGTGTCGTGGTCATTTTTCTTCTCTCCTCAGGTGCCGATGACGAGCGGATGCTCCACCGGCAATTGCAGATCGGGGTTGTCGTTTTGCGCCAGGGGGCGCTGCGCATCGACGAAGGCGCGCATGTCGATCACCTCCAGCAGCTCCTCGTGCGCGAAAGCCGCGAGCGTGCGGCCGCGCAGGCCCAGCTGGATCGCACGGCGCTCCAGCTTGTGGCCGCTGGGCGAATGGTCCGGGTCCCACTGCAGGCGCACGTCGGAGTGCCCGACGGCCTCCTGCCACGCCTCGCGGCTCGTGTAGCCGGCATTGAAGGTCGACGGCACCGCTTCGCGCACCACGCGCTCGAAGAACGCACGGCGCAGCCGCAGGCCGAGCGTGACCTCCTGGCCTTCCTTGGTGCCCCAGCCGCTGCGGTACATCATCCAGAGGAAGTTGGGCTTGATCCAGCTCATGCGCGAAAGACTGAAGTCCGGGTCGTCGAGCCGGCCGTGGCGGATCGCGTATTCGCCGATGGCAGGGCGGTAGGCCTGGTAGACGATGACGGATCCGGCGTCGTGGTGGGCGAGGATGTGCTCGCCGCTTTGCGGCCAGCGCGCGCGCTGCGCGATGTGCCGCTCGGTGGGAAGGGGTGTGACAGCAAGGTTCATTTTTTCTCTTCTTCTTTTGGAGTTGCTCTGTACAACTAATTGAGGGTTGTATAGTACAACTAACAAATCCGGCGTCAAGCCTTTCCTGTGAACACTTCCAAGCTGAACTTCCCGCCGCTGACTTTTCCCCGCCCGCTGGTCACGGTCGACGTGGTGATGTTCACCGTGCTGGACGATGCCCTGCAGGTCCTGCTGGTGAAACGGCCTGCCGACAGTGACGAGCCTTTCCCCGGCAAGTGGGCGCTACCGGGCGGCTTCGTGAACATCGACGAAGACGCCACGCTGCTCGACTGCGCCTTGCGCAAGCTGCGCGAGAAAACCGGCGTGGTCACGCCCTACCTCGAGCAGCTCGGCAGCTGGGGCGGGGCGCAGCGCGATCCGCGGGGCTGGTCGGCCACGCACTGCTTCTATGCGCTGGTTCCTGCGCAGGCGATGCAATTGCGCAGCGGCGCCAACGCGGCGGAGGTGGCGTGGTTCGAGGTCGATGCCGCTTCGCGCAAGCGCCTGGCCTTCGATCACGGCGAATTGCTCGAGGCGGCCGTGGCCCGGCTGCGCAGCAAGGTCGAATACACCTCGCTGCCGGCCTTCCTGCTCGAAGAGCCCTTCACGCTGCCGGCCTTGCAGCAGACCTACGAGGTGGTGCTGGGTCGCGACATCGACAAGAGCGCGTTCCGCAAGCGCATGCTCGACGGGGAATTCATGGAAGAGGCCGGCATGGTCACCGGCAGCCTCGGCAGGCCGGCCATGAGCTACCGGCTGCGCGATCGCTCGCGGGCCGCGCTGTTTCCGCGCACCTTCAACAGCGCGAAGTAGGCCTGTCAGAGCCGCTGCGACATCGCATTGAGATAGGCCCGCACCACGGCGCTGGTGCTCAGGCCGATCGCCCGGTCGTAGGCCTGCCGCGACGCCGCGCGTGCGCCGCCCGCGGCCAGCAGATGGGCGCGGGCCGCCCAGAACGGCTGGTAGTTCGTGACATCCGCAGCAGGAATCGCGTCGAGTGCCTGCAATCCGGTTTCCGGCCCGCGTGCGTTGGCCAGCGCGCAAGCCAGGCTGACCTGCGCGCCGATGCTGTGGCGCAGCGCCAGCAGGCCCTCGTAGAGCGACACCAGGGTCTCGGCCGGCACGGACGCGCCGGCCCGGCGTTCGCAGTGGGCCGACTGGATGGCGGCCTCCAGCTGGTAGGCGCCCAGCGCCTGCATCGACGAGGCGTGCCGCAGGTGGTGCTCGGCCTCGGCCAGCAACTGGTGGTTCCAGCGCGTGATGTCCTGCTGGTCGAGCGGCACGTACGCGCCCGCGTCGTTGCGGCGCGCGGCGGTGCGTGCCTCGCAGAACAGCATGAGCGCGAGCAGGCCCAGCGGCTCGGGCTCGCGCGGCATCAGGTTGCACAAGATGCGGCCGAGATCGATGGCCTCGGCCGTGAGATTGCGCGGAATGGCGTCGGCGCCGTCGACGTCGTCCCAGCCGGTGCCGTAGGCGGCGTAGATGCCGTCGAGCACGTCCTGCAGCCGCTGCGGCAGCTCGCGCGCCTGCGGGTATTCGAAGGGAATGCCGGCGGCGCGGATGCGTGCCTTGGCGCGCACCAGCCGCTGGCCGAGCGTCGATGGCGATGTCAGGAAGGCGCTGGCCATGCGCGCCGCATCGAGGCCGAGCACGGTCTGGAGCATCAGCGGCGCGCGGGCCGGCGCGTCGATGGCTGGGTGCGCGCAGACGAAGAGCAGGCGCAGCCGCTCGTCGGGCACGGCCGCG
This region includes:
- a CDS encoding ADP-ribosylglycohydrolase family protein; protein product: MNAERYRGCLLGLACGDAVGTTVEFRARGSFEPVTGMQGGGPFGLIPGEWTDDTSMALCLAASLLHCKGFDAVDQMNRYCNWRSVGYMSSTGNCFDIGLTVSGALTRYLASGDPFAGDPDPRTAGNGALMRLAPVPMFYAASAQAVWKQAGESTRTTHGAHEAIECSQLFALQLRAALRGEGKEAILSTAPLAPLSDKVMALARGDYASKPIERIKGSGYCVESLEAALWCFARTQSFEEAVLAAANLGDDADTTAAICGQLAGAFYGAGSIPADWLRPLVMREEIEQMADQLLALAG
- a CDS encoding NUDIX hydrolase; the protein is MFTVLDDALQVLLVKRPADSDEPFPGKWALPGGFVNIDEDATLLDCALRKLREKTGVVTPYLEQLGSWGGAQRDPRGWSATHCFYALVPAQAMQLRSGANAAEVAWFEVDAASRKRLAFDHGELLEAAVARLRSKVEYTSLPAFLLEEPFTLPALQQTYEVVLGRDIDKSAFRKRMLDGEFMEEAGMVTGSLGRPAMSYRLRDRSRAALFPRTFNSAK
- a CDS encoding RNA polymerase sigma factor encodes the protein MTQDPAAHQAAERAARDSYGRLLAILSARTHDIAASEDALADAFARALERWPADGIPDRPDAWLLSVARHRKLDAWRHTRVQDEATQALMLLAGEVDGSDADGAAVPDERLRLLFVCAHPAIDAPARAPLMLQTVLGLDAARMASAFLTSPSTLGQRLVRAKARIRAAGIPFEYPQARELPQRLQDVLDGIYAAYGTGWDDVDGADAIPRNLTAEAIDLGRILCNLMPREPEPLGLLALMLFCEARTAARRNDAGAYVPLDQQDITRWNHQLLAEAEHHLRHASSMQALGAYQLEAAIQSAHCERRAGASVPAETLVSLYEGLLALRHSIGAQVSLACALANARGPETGLQALDAIPAADVTNYQPFWAARAHLLAAGGARAASRQAYDRAIGLSTSAVVRAYLNAMSQRL
- a CDS encoding serine hydrolase domain-containing protein codes for the protein MRLLPRAMIRATTRATIRSIPRRWLVAWLLAPLLAGTAAAQLQPLTLASDPAFIAKAALGAERGTLVVGTLRNGKPAYGAAYNPEPPSAPRAIEPSSAEQPMFEIGSITKVFTGLLLAQAVERGDLKLDDTVGKLLAGKVEGLSAPVASVTLRQLVTHTGCMPVMADGVGGGAPLAEQFRSFDKPMFWAALARIKLTAAAPPCEGAYSNFGMALLGQLLAEHYGTSWGELVRARITEPLGMNDTVITLGDKASRMAPAFAGDRRQPLFDMQAYAPASALRSTAADMMTFSRAIIAGAGGPLGPAAARMLTPLAHYEGAWIGYAVMVRGPEGGRRTYWHAGLTEGYRTLWLIAPDTNEAIVVLSSNARAPLQPVMLAIGKSRYPVPTTEVPIDPQRLDDYRGEFRINKTKALSFTVRGSKLLVRETGRGYNALTPTGTDRFAVVGIGAQFVFRRDAANAVVAVSLTQGGSQLDARREGVAAAAVPLQQ
- a CDS encoding DUF4291 domain-containing protein; protein product: MNLAVTPLPTERHIAQRARWPQSGEHILAHHDAGSVIVYQAYRPAIGEYAIRHGRLDDPDFSLSRMSWIKPNFLWMMYRSGWGTKEGQEVTLGLRLRRAFFERVVREAVPSTFNAGYTSREAWQEAVGHSDVRLQWDPDHSPSGHKLERRAIQLGLRGRTLAAFAHEELLEVIDMRAFVDAQRPLAQNDNPDLQLPVEHPLVIGT
- a CDS encoding NADAR family protein; this encodes MTTTPRRIQDLLAYFAQGHRPEYLLFWGHQSPKSGVNKSCFSQWFEAEFTVDGIRYRTAEHFMMAGKARLFGDDETCERILAARTPGEAKKLGREIRDFDEAAWVAARLDIVTRGNIEKFAQNPALGAFLLGTGHQVLVEASPVDPIWGIGRAATDPAAQDPREWKGLNLLGFALMAAREALRSPRP